The Streptomyces sp. NL15-2K genome contains a region encoding:
- a CDS encoding HIT family protein, whose product MDLEAYTERARSGPCFVCAFLAGHPDYPHEKVFEDEHHVAFLDKWPTVPGKVLVAPKAHIEHAVRDLDEAAYTRLMLTVREIALAVEDVFASERTYLYSLGSQQGNAHLHWHIAGLPPGTPYQQQQFHALMTENGVLPLPPDEAADMAARLREAVAARGVLRTG is encoded by the coding sequence ATGGATCTCGAGGCGTACACCGAACGTGCGCGAAGCGGCCCATGCTTTGTCTGCGCGTTCCTCGCCGGGCACCCGGACTACCCGCACGAGAAGGTCTTCGAGGACGAGCACCATGTGGCCTTCCTCGACAAGTGGCCGACCGTCCCCGGAAAGGTGCTCGTCGCGCCGAAAGCACACATCGAACACGCCGTACGCGACCTGGATGAAGCGGCTTACACCCGGCTCATGCTGACGGTCCGGGAGATCGCCCTCGCCGTCGAGGACGTCTTCGCATCCGAGCGGACGTACTTGTACTCCCTCGGCAGCCAGCAGGGCAATGCCCATCTCCACTGGCACATCGCGGGTCTGCCGCCGGGCACCCCCTACCAGCAGCAGCAATTCCACGCCCTGATGACCGAAAACGGCGTACTGCCCCTGCCGCCGGACGAGGCGGCCGACATGGCCGCACGCCTCCGCGAGGCCGTCGCCGCCCGGGGAGTCCTCAGGACGGGATGA
- a CDS encoding alpha/beta hydrolase has product MTTHDHVSRARKRLTRLRIAAVAGAAAVALAIAGTGVQAMATQTTGTASEKTPPVPSLSWSDCQGGFECASADVPLDYREPQGRTITLAVIRKKATDQAKRKGTLFMQPGGPGNSGVDFVRNNYASLPAGLRDSFDVFGYDVRGVGRSSPLQCWDDQRYTKAVTDAKGVPGPDAYGPALREAAEFNQACVDNSGDLLPYIGTEYVARDIDLLRQALGEDQLTYYGRSFGSYIGTVYAALFPKRVRALALDGAYDPEHYANQPYAYDWPQYQALDGAMSRFLDWCAADQATCGFGDGNPRAAFEKLKADLDANPVPTANGGRANGYTLVYRLMFNINEGKVIWPSFGEALRKAQQRDNTSFLLRPPSPASFDFLGPNVAVECVDRDYPSDLNRLKRNVTLNAKAAPLLGPAMAYGPPTYDHQHATACVQWPGEKVSRYDGSYRAEGSAPILVVGTTGDPDTPYRDAVALSRQLDNASLLTFKAEGHTAFNRSACATDAITGYLLDLKVPASGTTCADETQPPSSTPTVAPPGTTLGELRKGVDERVDLLGVPR; this is encoded by the coding sequence TTGACCACGCACGATCATGTCTCACGAGCGCGCAAGCGCCTCACACGCCTGAGAATCGCCGCAGTCGCCGGAGCCGCCGCGGTCGCTCTCGCCATAGCCGGTACGGGTGTCCAGGCGATGGCCACCCAGACGACCGGGACGGCCTCGGAGAAGACTCCGCCGGTGCCGTCCCTGTCCTGGTCCGACTGCCAGGGCGGCTTCGAGTGCGCGAGCGCCGACGTGCCGCTGGACTACCGCGAGCCGCAGGGCCGCACCATCACCCTGGCGGTGATCCGCAAGAAGGCCACGGACCAGGCCAAGCGCAAGGGCACCCTGTTCATGCAGCCGGGCGGGCCCGGCAACTCCGGAGTGGACTTCGTCCGCAACAACTACGCCAGCCTGCCGGCCGGCCTGCGCGACTCGTTCGACGTCTTCGGGTACGACGTACGCGGCGTCGGGCGCAGCTCACCGCTCCAGTGCTGGGACGACCAGCGCTACACCAAGGCCGTCACCGACGCCAAGGGCGTCCCCGGCCCGGACGCCTACGGTCCGGCCCTGCGCGAGGCCGCCGAGTTCAACCAGGCGTGCGTGGACAACTCGGGTGACCTGCTGCCGTACATCGGCACCGAATACGTCGCCCGCGACATCGACCTGCTGCGCCAGGCGCTGGGCGAGGACCAACTCACTTACTACGGGCGGTCGTTCGGCAGCTACATCGGCACCGTCTACGCCGCCCTGTTCCCGAAGCGGGTGCGCGCCCTGGCACTCGACGGGGCGTACGACCCGGAGCACTACGCCAACCAGCCCTACGCCTACGACTGGCCCCAGTACCAGGCCCTGGACGGCGCGATGAGCCGCTTCCTCGACTGGTGCGCCGCCGACCAGGCCACCTGTGGGTTCGGCGACGGCAACCCCCGGGCGGCGTTCGAGAAGCTCAAGGCCGACCTGGACGCCAACCCGGTGCCGACGGCGAACGGCGGGCGGGCGAACGGCTACACCCTCGTCTACCGCCTGATGTTCAACATCAACGAGGGCAAGGTCATCTGGCCCTCCTTCGGCGAGGCGCTGCGCAAGGCCCAGCAGCGCGACAACACCTCCTTCCTGCTCCGGCCGCCGTCCCCGGCCAGCTTCGACTTCCTGGGCCCGAACGTGGCGGTCGAGTGCGTCGACCGGGACTACCCGAGCGACCTGAACCGACTGAAGCGGAACGTCACCCTCAACGCCAAGGCGGCGCCGCTGCTCGGCCCGGCCATGGCGTACGGCCCGCCCACCTACGACCACCAGCACGCCACCGCCTGCGTCCAGTGGCCCGGCGAGAAGGTCAGCCGCTACGACGGCTCCTACCGCGCGGAGGGCTCCGCGCCGATCCTCGTCGTCGGCACCACCGGCGACCCGGACACCCCGTACCGCGATGCGGTGGCCCTGTCCCGTCAGCTCGACAACGCCTCGCTGCTCACGTTCAAGGCCGAAGGGCACACCGCCTTCAACAGGAGTGCCTGCGCGACGGACGCGATCACCGGCTACCTGCTGGACCTGAAGGTCCCCGCCTCGGGCACGACCTGCGCCGACGAGACCCAGCCGCCGTCCTCCACGCCCACCGTGGCCCCGCCCGGCACGACGCTCGGCGAACTCCGCAAGGGCGTCGACGAACGCGTCGACCTCCTCGGCGTCCCGCGCTGA
- a CDS encoding PP2C family protein-serine/threonine phosphatase yields MTEGERQPGKRVVDRSEGFGERLLGVLLDRAHEMPPSLVAPLIAEEVAKVGGRDVSILLQDYAQELLVPLPGKGLLVGEPEALGGSPAGTAFLRTVPIEVPQPDGVRMYLPLLDGSDEVGVMALTLDIVDDDDRRLLRRLAGLVADMLVTKHAYTDRFFQARRREPMSVAAEIQWSLLPPLTMSVPQVTVSGILEPAYDIAGDSFDYALNDDILHAAVIDAMGHGLDAAAMATIAVGAYRHARRSGISLAEKYAFMDQAIAEQFGPDHFVTAQMMNLDINTGHLQWVNAGHPAPLLIRDRRVTRSLDSPTTLPVGFGGAPPQISAYTLQPGDRVLCYTDGMIEERDADGEPFGEERLIRCVNRVERAQGGVRADGLWLSRALKRERGGRTSDDATLFLIEWRGGAADHLAVLE; encoded by the coding sequence GTGACCGAGGGTGAGCGGCAGCCCGGCAAGCGTGTGGTGGACCGGTCGGAGGGGTTCGGTGAGCGGCTGCTCGGGGTGCTGCTGGACCGGGCACACGAGATGCCGCCAAGCTTGGTCGCTCCGCTGATCGCGGAAGAGGTGGCGAAGGTCGGTGGACGCGACGTCTCGATCCTCTTGCAGGACTACGCGCAGGAGCTGCTGGTGCCGCTGCCGGGGAAAGGCCTGCTCGTCGGTGAGCCCGAGGCGCTCGGCGGCTCCCCGGCCGGCACGGCTTTCCTGCGGACGGTCCCGATCGAGGTCCCCCAGCCTGACGGCGTTCGCATGTACTTGCCGTTGCTGGACGGCAGCGACGAGGTAGGGGTGATGGCTCTCACCCTGGACATCGTCGATGACGACGACCGGCGCCTGCTGCGCAGGCTCGCCGGCCTGGTCGCCGACATGCTGGTCACCAAGCACGCTTATACCGACCGGTTCTTCCAGGCCCGGCGCCGCGAACCGATGAGTGTGGCCGCTGAGATCCAGTGGTCTCTGCTACCGCCGCTGACGATGTCCGTGCCGCAGGTCACGGTGAGCGGAATCCTCGAGCCCGCCTACGACATCGCCGGCGACAGTTTCGACTACGCCCTCAACGACGACATCCTCCACGCCGCCGTGATCGACGCGATGGGCCACGGCCTGGACGCCGCCGCCATGGCGACCATCGCCGTCGGCGCCTACCGGCACGCCCGACGCAGCGGAATCAGCCTCGCCGAGAAGTACGCCTTCATGGACCAGGCCATCGCCGAGCAGTTCGGGCCGGACCACTTCGTCACCGCGCAGATGATGAACCTGGACATCAACACCGGCCACCTGCAGTGGGTCAATGCCGGGCATCCCGCACCCCTGCTGATCCGCGACCGTCGAGTCACCCGGTCGCTGGACAGCCCGACCACCCTGCCGGTCGGCTTCGGCGGTGCCCCGCCTCAGATCAGCGCCTACACACTCCAGCCCGGCGACCGCGTGCTGTGCTACACCGACGGCATGATCGAGGAGCGCGATGCCGACGGAGAGCCGTTCGGCGAAGAACGGCTCATCCGGTGCGTCAACCGCGTCGAACGAGCCCAGGGAGGAGTACGTGCGGACGGGCTCTGGCTCTCCCGCGCCCTGAAGCGGGAACGCGGGGGCCGCACCAGCGATGATGCGACTCTCTTCCTCATCGAGTGGCGCGGGGGCGCCGCCGATCACCTCGCCGTCCTGGAATGA
- a CDS encoding FAD-dependent oxidoreductase, translated as MDELRTAATHPPFSRRQFTTVAGTAATATALGLGTLATQGTAAAAPAIAPAADPCPPRSTATWSTCLAVARALLVVDEHDRPLVPQYEKILNSGLPRAKTKNAKKILVVGAGPAGLVAAWLLKRAGHQVTLLEANGNRVGGRIKTFRTGGHEQAAQPFADPKQYAEAGAMRIPGSHPLVMSLIEQLDVKKRRFHLVDVDGDGKPVNRAWLHVNGIRVRRADYAKAPRKVNRSFGVPRKYWDTPSSKILRDALDPVRDEFSTVGPDGKRVDKPMPERVKGWARVIQQYGDWSMYRFLTERAGFDERTIDLIGTLENLTSRLPLSFIHSFISQSLISPDTEFWELVGGTATLPDALLKQVADVLRLDRRATHIEYWAGGQGRDGRSDDPSHVGPDGPHVWIDTVSEGRGGKVVREQFTGDLAIVTVPFSGLRQVQISPLMSYGKRRAVAELHYDSATKVLLEFSRRWWEFGEGDWKRELDAVRPGLYDDYRNGKAPADGSLLGAHPSVPDGHISDAQRVHYAANRWATRDQPEAARIVGGGSVSDNSNRFMINPSHPIEGSKGGVVLASYSWADDASRWDSLDEEARYPHALRGLQQVYGQRVEVFYTGAGRTQSWLRDPYAYGEASVLLPGQHTELLAAIRSPEGPLYFAGDHTSVKPSWIEGALESGVRAALEVHTS; from the coding sequence ATGGATGAACTCCGCACCGCAGCCACCCATCCTCCGTTCTCCCGACGGCAGTTCACGACCGTCGCAGGTACGGCCGCAACCGCGACGGCCCTCGGCCTGGGTACCTTGGCCACACAGGGCACGGCCGCCGCCGCACCCGCCATCGCCCCCGCGGCCGACCCCTGCCCACCCAGATCCACCGCCACCTGGTCCACCTGTCTCGCGGTCGCCCGCGCCCTGCTCGTCGTGGACGAACACGACCGCCCCCTCGTCCCGCAGTACGAGAAGATCCTCAACTCCGGTCTCCCGCGCGCCAAGACGAAGAACGCCAAGAAGATCCTCGTGGTCGGCGCCGGGCCGGCCGGGCTCGTGGCGGCCTGGTTGTTGAAGCGGGCCGGGCATCAGGTGACGTTGTTGGAGGCCAACGGCAACCGCGTCGGCGGTCGGATCAAGACCTTCCGTACCGGTGGGCACGAGCAGGCGGCGCAGCCGTTCGCCGATCCGAAGCAGTACGCCGAGGCGGGGGCCATGCGGATTCCCGGTAGTCATCCGCTGGTGATGAGCCTGATCGAGCAACTCGACGTCAAAAAACGCCGGTTCCATCTCGTGGACGTCGACGGCGACGGCAAGCCCGTCAACCGTGCCTGGCTGCACGTCAACGGCATCCGCGTGCGCCGCGCCGACTACGCCAAGGCTCCGCGCAAGGTCAACCGGTCCTTCGGGGTGCCGCGCAAGTACTGGGACACGCCGTCCAGCAAGATCCTGCGCGATGCCCTCGACCCCGTACGCGACGAGTTCAGCACCGTCGGGCCGGACGGCAAGCGCGTCGACAAGCCGATGCCGGAGCGGGTCAAGGGCTGGGCGCGGGTGATCCAGCAGTACGGCGACTGGTCCATGTACCGGTTCCTGACCGAGCGGGCCGGCTTCGACGAGCGGACCATCGATCTGATCGGCACGCTGGAGAACCTGACCTCACGGCTGCCGCTGTCGTTCATCCACAGCTTCATCAGTCAGTCGCTGATCAGCCCGGACACCGAGTTCTGGGAGCTGGTCGGCGGCACGGCGACCCTTCCGGACGCACTGCTGAAGCAGGTCGCCGACGTCCTGCGGCTCGACCGGCGCGCCACCCACATCGAGTACTGGGCCGGGGGCCAGGGCCGTGACGGCCGCTCCGACGACCCGTCACACGTGGGCCCCGACGGGCCGCACGTGTGGATCGACACCGTCTCCGAGGGGCGTGGCGGCAAGGTCGTGCGCGAGCAGTTCACCGGGGACCTCGCGATCGTCACCGTGCCGTTCTCCGGGCTGCGGCAGGTCCAGATCAGTCCGCTGATGTCGTACGGCAAACGCCGTGCCGTCGCCGAACTGCACTACGACAGCGCGACCAAGGTGCTGCTCGAATTCAGCCGCCGCTGGTGGGAGTTCGGGGAGGGCGACTGGAAACGGGAGCTGGACGCCGTACGCCCCGGGCTGTACGACGACTACCGCAACGGCAAGGCGCCCGCCGACGGGAGTCTGCTGGGCGCGCACCCCTCCGTGCCGGACGGCCACATCAGCGACGCGCAGCGCGTCCACTACGCCGCCAACCGCTGGGCCACCCGTGACCAGCCCGAGGCGGCGCGGATCGTCGGCGGCGGCTCCGTCTCCGACAACTCCAACCGCTTCATGATCAACCCCTCCCATCCGATCGAGGGCAGCAAGGGGGGTGTCGTCCTCGCCTCCTACAGCTGGGCCGACGACGCCTCCCGCTGGGACTCGCTCGATGAAGAGGCCCGCTATCCACATGCGTTGCGCGGGCTTCAGCAGGTCTACGGGCAACGGGTCGAGGTGTTCTACACCGGCGCCGGGCGCACCCAGAGCTGGCTGCGCGACCCGTACGCGTACGGCGAGGCGTCCGTGCTGCTCCCCGGACAGCACACGGAGCTCCTCGCCGCCATCCGCTCCCCCGAGGGCCCGCTGTACTTCGCCGGCGACCACACCTCCGTCAAACCGTCGTGGATCGAGGGGGCCCTGGAGTCGGGGGTGCGGGCCGCGCTGGAGGTCCACACGAGCTGA
- a CDS encoding zinc-binding dehydrogenase, with protein MATMKSVQTSADGKVDVVDVERPAPGPKDALVRIRACGICGTDTFFLHLGGMATGTDGSTRAIPLGHEPAGEIVEVGAEVTGLKVGDRVVVNPQDAPTGIIGCGGRHGGMSEYLLIENAEAGKGVAVFPDHVPFDVAALNEPMAVARHCVNRSEARPADKVVVFGAGPIGLGATIWLKLRGVEHVVVADVIPERLETALAIGADAVIDSASENVTERLTELHGQAANALGQPRAGTDIYIDAASAPAVFQAAVDSAKWGAKLVMVAVQKKSDAIDLGGMLRSELTLIASQGYPTEIFEVTAELAEHHERFARLISHRVPFPEVERAFDLALTPGAAEKVVVTFDA; from the coding sequence ATGGCCACGATGAAGTCCGTGCAGACCAGCGCCGACGGCAAGGTCGACGTGGTGGACGTGGAACGTCCCGCCCCCGGCCCCAAAGACGCTCTGGTCCGTATCCGCGCCTGCGGCATCTGCGGCACCGACACCTTCTTCCTCCACCTCGGCGGGATGGCCACCGGCACCGACGGATCGACGCGCGCCATCCCCCTGGGCCACGAGCCGGCCGGCGAGATCGTCGAGGTGGGCGCCGAGGTCACCGGCCTGAAGGTCGGCGACCGCGTGGTCGTCAACCCCCAGGACGCCCCGACCGGCATCATCGGCTGCGGCGGCAGACACGGCGGCATGAGCGAGTACCTGCTCATCGAGAACGCCGAGGCCGGCAAGGGCGTCGCCGTCTTCCCCGACCACGTCCCCTTCGACGTCGCCGCGCTCAACGAGCCCATGGCGGTCGCCCGGCACTGCGTCAACCGCTCCGAGGCGCGGCCGGCCGACAAGGTCGTCGTCTTCGGCGCCGGGCCCATCGGCCTGGGCGCCACCATCTGGCTCAAGCTGCGCGGCGTGGAGCACGTCGTCGTCGCCGACGTCATCCCCGAGCGCCTGGAGACCGCCCTGGCCATCGGCGCCGACGCCGTCATCGACTCCGCCTCCGAGAACGTCACCGAGCGCCTGACCGAGCTGCACGGGCAGGCGGCCAACGCGCTCGGTCAGCCCCGCGCCGGCACCGATATCTACATCGACGCCGCCAGCGCCCCCGCCGTCTTCCAGGCCGCCGTCGACTCCGCCAAGTGGGGCGCCAAGCTGGTCATGGTCGCCGTACAGAAGAAGTCCGACGCCATCGACCTCGGCGGCATGCTCCGCAGCGAGCTCACCCTCATCGCCTCCCAGGGCTACCCCACCGAGATCTTCGAGGTCACCGCCGAACTCGCCGAGCACCACGAGCGGTTCGCCAGGCTCATCAGCCACCGCGTCCCGTTCCCCGAGGTCGAGCGGGCCTTCGACCTGGCACTGACGCCGGGGGCCGCGGAGAAGGTCGTCGTCACCTTCGACGCGTAG
- a CDS encoding GNAT family protein, which produces MHPVHRLSRRLELREFQADDADAVFAIYGSEMATEHLSFEPRTLDEVRQIVTRSIEAATSDPRSEHALAVVERSTGTLVGAGRLALDPHQPGGATMGFALRPASWGSGYGVETVRLLLGLGFEELGLHRIWGARSPANEASAKTMDRAGMAEEGRIREHVRKGGVWRDSIVHAILDREWAARTT; this is translated from the coding sequence ATGCATCCGGTCCACCGCCTCAGCCGGCGCTTGGAGTTGCGCGAGTTCCAGGCGGACGACGCCGACGCTGTGTTCGCCATCTACGGCAGCGAGATGGCAACCGAGCACCTTTCGTTCGAGCCACGCACGCTCGATGAGGTCCGGCAGATCGTGACCCGGTCCATCGAGGCCGCGACGTCCGACCCGCGTTCCGAACACGCGCTCGCCGTCGTCGAGCGCAGCACTGGCACGCTCGTCGGCGCCGGCCGCCTGGCCCTGGACCCGCACCAGCCCGGCGGAGCCACCATGGGCTTCGCGCTGCGTCCCGCGTCCTGGGGTTCCGGATACGGTGTCGAGACCGTACGGCTGCTGCTCGGACTCGGCTTCGAAGAGTTGGGCCTGCACCGGATCTGGGGTGCCCGCTCGCCCGCCAACGAGGCCTCCGCCAAGACGATGGACCGTGCCGGGATGGCCGAAGAAGGCCGTATTCGCGAACACGTCCGCAAGGGGGGCGTGTGGCGCGACTCCATCGTCCACGCGATCCTCGACCGCGAGTGGGCCGCCCGGACCACGTGA
- the sigJ gene encoding RNA polymerase sigma factor SigJ has product MDERQSLTDDSLSEAADAFQRLRPRLFGIAYRILGSVSEAEDVVQDVWVRWQGADRSAVLDPGAFLAKITTRLAINVAQSARVRREAYVGPWLPEPVDTSVDPQVGAERGEALELAVLLVLEKLNPVERAAYVLREAFDYPYGEIAGVLRLSQANTRQIVSRARKRLSAERRGPVDMAEHRRLLEAFVAAARHGDVAALENVLSADVVAYADGNGMRGVARLEVVGVERVARISAFAKKFFPGADYGVVEANGRPSLLLVKDGVTVALVSVTAGPDGIDGLYWILAPDKLRAYEQSARRPSGRS; this is encoded by the coding sequence ATGGACGAGCGACAGTCGCTCACCGACGACTCGCTGAGCGAAGCGGCGGACGCGTTCCAGCGGCTGCGTCCACGGCTGTTCGGTATCGCCTACCGCATCCTGGGCAGCGTGTCCGAGGCCGAGGACGTGGTGCAGGACGTGTGGGTGCGATGGCAGGGCGCCGACCGGAGCGCGGTGCTGGATCCCGGGGCGTTCCTCGCCAAGATCACCACCCGTCTGGCGATCAACGTGGCTCAGTCGGCACGGGTCCGCCGTGAGGCGTACGTCGGGCCGTGGCTGCCGGAGCCCGTGGACACCAGCGTGGATCCGCAGGTGGGCGCGGAGCGCGGCGAGGCGCTGGAGCTGGCCGTGCTGCTGGTTCTGGAGAAACTGAATCCCGTGGAGCGGGCGGCCTACGTACTGCGGGAGGCGTTCGACTATCCCTACGGCGAGATCGCGGGCGTGCTCCGGCTGAGCCAGGCCAATACGCGGCAGATCGTCAGCCGGGCCCGCAAGCGGCTGTCCGCCGAGCGCCGTGGTCCCGTCGACATGGCGGAGCACCGGCGGCTGCTCGAAGCCTTCGTCGCGGCGGCGCGGCACGGTGACGTCGCCGCGCTCGAGAACGTGCTGTCGGCCGACGTCGTCGCCTACGCCGACGGTAACGGCATGCGCGGTGTGGCACGGCTGGAGGTGGTGGGGGTCGAGCGCGTGGCCAGGATCAGCGCCTTCGCCAAGAAGTTCTTCCCCGGGGCCGACTACGGCGTGGTCGAGGCCAACGGCCGGCCCAGTCTGCTGCTCGTCAAGGACGGGGTCACCGTTGCCTTGGTGAGCGTCACCGCGGGACCGGACGGTATAGACGGGCTCTACTGGATCCTGGCGCCCGACAAGCTGAGGGCGTACGAGCAGTCGGCACGCAGGCCCTCCGGTCGGTCGTAG
- a CDS encoding NAD(P)H-binding protein, giving the protein MKIVVVGGTGLIGSQVVALVRDSGHEAVAAAPSTGVDTLTGQGLAPALKGADVVVDVSNSPSFETEAALDFFTRSARHLIEAEREAGVRHHVTLSIVGVDQVPDYGYYRAKVAQEEAVRGGVPYSIVRATQFFEFIAPVMDMSTQGVEVHLPATRLRPIASADVAAAVAEAAQGEPSYGVRNIAGPEVHRLDRLGEITLAAKPDGRTVVSDEAAGPFAGMPDGVLIGDDTAHVAPTRYEDWLKQN; this is encoded by the coding sequence ATGAAGATCGTGGTCGTCGGCGGTACGGGGCTCATCGGCTCGCAGGTGGTCGCGCTGGTGCGCGACAGTGGTCACGAGGCCGTTGCGGCCGCTCCCTCCACAGGCGTCGACACCCTCACCGGCCAGGGCCTGGCACCGGCCCTCAAGGGCGCGGACGTGGTCGTGGACGTGTCGAACTCCCCGTCCTTCGAGACCGAGGCGGCGCTGGACTTCTTCACCCGCTCGGCGCGGCACCTGATCGAGGCGGAGAGGGAAGCGGGTGTCCGCCACCACGTCACGCTCTCCATCGTCGGCGTCGACCAGGTACCCGACTACGGCTACTACCGGGCCAAGGTCGCCCAGGAGGAAGCCGTGCGCGGCGGCGTCCCCTACAGCATCGTGCGCGCCACCCAGTTCTTCGAGTTCATCGCTCCGGTGATGGACATGTCCACCCAGGGTGTGGAGGTGCACCTGCCCGCAACGCGGCTGCGTCCGATCGCCTCCGCCGATGTCGCCGCCGCCGTCGCCGAGGCGGCTCAGGGTGAACCGTCGTACGGCGTACGCAACATCGCGGGTCCCGAGGTTCACCGGCTCGACCGCCTCGGTGAGATCACCCTGGCCGCGAAGCCGGACGGCCGCACCGTCGTCAGCGACGAGGCCGCCGGCCCGTTCGCGGGCATGCCCGACGGGGTTCTCATCGGCGACGACACCGCGCACGTCGCACCCACCCGCTACGAGGACTGGCTCAAGCAGAACTGA
- a CDS encoding DUF952 domain-containing protein, with translation MIYHVVPRDEWNARPDQPYAPASLVEEGFVHCSPDEATTLAVVNAFYRTAPRPLLALVLDEERLAAKCEWEAAAPAPPPGVAEDVLFPHVFGPLNRDAVVRVLQVRWDEEGRATGLADVG, from the coding sequence ATGATCTATCACGTCGTCCCGCGCGATGAGTGGAACGCCCGTCCCGACCAGCCGTACGCGCCCGCTTCCCTCGTGGAGGAGGGCTTCGTGCACTGTTCCCCCGACGAGGCGACCACGCTCGCCGTCGTCAACGCGTTCTACCGGACCGCGCCCCGGCCGCTGCTGGCGCTGGTGCTCGACGAGGAGCGGCTCGCCGCCAAGTGTGAGTGGGAGGCGGCTGCTCCCGCTCCGCCGCCCGGGGTTGCCGAGGACGTCCTGTTCCCGCATGTGTTCGGGCCGCTGAACCGCGATGCCGTCGTGCGTGTTCTGCAGGTTCGGTGGGACGAGGAGGGCCGGGCGACCGGGCTGGCGGACGTCGGCTGA